The Streptomyces sp. NBC_00569 genomic sequence GGTGGTCGGTCAGGGCCCGGCCGCCGCCGCGGTTGTCGAAGGCGAGCGCCACGGCGTCCGCGTCGGGCACGGGCGGCCGCCCGCACAGGACGACCCGGGTTCCCGCGTCCGCGAGCCGCCGCAGCTTCCCGGAGATCGCCTTGGCGTGCTCGGCGTCCTCGACGGCGCCGCCCGTGAGGACGACGGCCGCCGCCCGCTGACGCTGGAGGAGTGTCAGGTAGGTGAGTTCGCGCTCCGGTGACCCGCCGGTGTTGCACACGACCGCGAGCCGCTCGCCGCCCGCGCGTCCGCCAGGCCCCACGATCTCGGACTGAACGGCCCCGGCCATGATCCCGAAGAACGGGTCGGCGATGTCGTTCACGAGGATGCCGACCAGGTCGGAGGTGGCGGCGGCCAGGGCGCTGGCCGGCCCGTTCAGTACGTAGTCGAGGTCGTCCACCGCGCGCAGCACCCGATCGCGCGTGGCCGCGGCCACGGGGTAGTTGCCGTTCAGTACGCGGGACACGGTGGCGGGGGAGACCTGGGCGCGGGCCGCCACGTCCGCCAGGGTCACGGTCATCGCATCATCCTCCGGTCGCCGTCCGGTCCCCCGTCCGGCCTCGCATCCCGTTTCATCAGCCCCCGGTCTTGTCCGACCGGCTGTGCAGAGGCTAGCTTCTTCCCGTGTAGAAAGCGCTTGCTACGACGAGCGTGTTCTTCATCGGCGTCTGTACGAAGGGACTCTCGTGACACGCAAGACGGTGCGCATCGCCATGAACGGGGTGACGGGGCGCATGGGCTACCGCCAGCACCTCGTACGCTCCCTCCTCGCCCTGCGCGAACAGGGCGGCCTCGACCTCGGAGACGGCACGGTGCTGTGGCCGGAGCCGGTCCTCGTCGGCCGCCGCGAGCACGCGCTGCTGGCCCTCGCCGAGCAGCACGGCCTCGACCCGGCGAACGTCTCCACCGACCTCGACGCCGTCCTCGCGGACGACACGATCGACATCTACTTCGACGCCCAGGTCACGTCCGCCCGCGAGGAGGCGCTCAAGAAGGCCATCGCCGCCGGAAAGCACCTCTACACGGAGAAGCCCTCGGCGACGAGCCTCGACGGCGCGCTCGAACTGGCCCGCCTGGCGAAGGCGAAGGGCATCAAGCACGGCGTCGTCCAGGACAAGCTGTTCCTGCCGGGCCTGCTCAAGCTCAAGCGCCTCATCGACGGCGGCTTCTTCGGGCGGATCCTGTCCGTGCGGGGCGAGTTCGGCTACTGGGTCTTCGAGGGCGACTGGCAGGAGGCGCAGCGGCCGAGCTGGAACTACCGGTCGCAGGACGGCGGCGGCATCGTCGTCGACATGTTCCCGCACTGGGAGTACGTGCTGCACGAGCTGTTCGGCCGTGTGACCAGCGTGCAGGCGCTGGCCTCGACGCACATCCCGCAGCGCTGGGACGAGGGCGGCAAGCCGTACGACGCGACGGCCGACGACTCGGCGTACGGCATCTTCGAGCTCGACGGCGGCGCCGTCGCGCAGATCAACTCCTCCTGGTCGGTGCGGGTCAACCGGGACGAGCTCGTCGAGTTCCAGGTGGACGGCACCGAGGGCTCCGCCGTCGCCGGGCTGCGCAACTGCCGTGTCCAGCACCGCGCTTCGACCCCGAAGCCCGTATGGAACCCGGACCTGCCGGCCACGTACTCCTTCCGCGACCAGTGGCAGGAGGTCCCCGACAACCAGGAGTTCGACAACGGCTTCAAGGCGCAGTGGGAGCTGTTCCTCAAGCACGTGTACGCCGACGCGCCCTACCGCTGGGACCTGTTCGCCGGCGCCCGCGGGGTCCAGCTCGCCGAGCTCGGCCTGAAGTCGTCGTCCGAGGGCCGCCGCCTGGACGTCCCGGAGATCGCGCTGTGACGATCCGACTCCCCGGCCCCGGCGGTTCGCTGCGCGACCACACCCCGCGCGCCGAGCCGGCCTCCTTCACCACGGGCGCGCCGCTCGTGTCGCGGACCGTCTTCTCGGCGGCGCACGTCGTCGCGGACCCGCTCGCCGACGCCGGCCCCGGCGTGGCCGCCGTCGACTGGGACGCGACGCTCGCCTTCCGCCGTCATCTGTGGGCGCACGGCCTGGGTGTCGCCGAGGCCATGGACACCGCCCAGCGCGGCATGGGCCTCGACTGGGCGGGCGCGGCCGAGCTGATCCGGCGCTCGACCGCCGAGGCCCGGTCGGCCGGAGGCGCCATCGCGTGCGGGGTGGGCACCGACCAGCTGACGGGGCCCGCCACGCTCGCCGAGGTCCGCGCGGCCTACGAGGAACAGCTCGCGCTCGTGGAGGGGACGGGCGCGCAGGCGATCCTCATGGCCTCGCGGGCCCTGGCGGCCGCCGCGTCCGGACCCGAGGACTACCTCGACGTCTACGGGCATCTGCTGCGCCAGGCGTCCGAGCCCGTCATCCTGCACTGGCTCGGCCCGATGTTCGACCCCGCCCTGGACGGCTACTGGGGTTCGCCGGACCTCGACGCCGCCACCGAGACGTTCCTCGACGTCATCGCCGCGCACCCCGACAAGGTCGACGGCATCAAGGTCTCGCTCCTGGACGCCCGGCGCGAGGTCGAGCTGCGCCGCCGTCTCCCGCGGGGCGTGCGCTGCTACACGGGGGACGACTACAACTACCCCGAGCTGATCGCGGGCGACGAGCAGGGCTTCAGCCACGCGCTCCTCGGCATCTTCGACCCGCTGGGCCCGCTCGCGGCCGAGGCGGTGCGCGTCCTCGACACGGGGGACACCGCCAAGTTCCGTGAACTGCTCGACCCGACGGTCGAGTTGTCCCGGCACCTCTTCGAGAAGCCGACCCGCTTCTACAAGACGGGCGTCGTCCTGCTCGCCTGGCTCGCGGGCCACCAGTCCCACTTCACGATGGTCGGCGGCCTCCAGTCGGCCCGTCCGCTCCCGCACCTCGCGCGCGCCTACGAACTCGCCGACGGCCTCGGCCTGTTCCCGGACCCCGCCCTTGCCGAGACCCGGATGAAGTCCCTGCTCAGCGTGTACGGAGTCGACCAGTGAGCCGTTCCCTCGACCGCTTCTCCATCAACCAGATGACCGTCCGGCAGCTCGGCCTCGAAGAACTCGTCGCGGCCTGCGTCGAGTCGGAGGTCCCGGGCGTCGGCCTGTGGCGCGAGCCCGTGCAGACGTACGGGGTCGAGGCCGCGGCGAAACTCGTACGGGACGCGGGGCTCGCCGTCACCACGCTGTGCCGGGGCGGCTTCCTCACCGCGATCGACCCGCTCGCGCGCGTGAAGGCTGTCGACGACAACCGCGCGGCCGTCGACGAGGCCGCCGTCCTCGGCACGGACACCCTCGTCCTGGTCTCCGGCGGCCTCCCCGAAGGCAGCAAGGACCTGCACGGCGCGCGGGAGCGGATCGCCGACGCGCTCGCGGAGCTCGGCCCGTACGCCGCAGAGCGTGGGGTCCGGCTCGCCATCGAGCCGCTGCACCCGATGTACGCCTCCGACCGCTGCGTCGTGTCGACACTGACGCAGGCGCTCGACCTCGCCGAGCGCTTCCCCGCCGAGCAGGTCGGCGTCTGCGTGGACACGTACCACATCTGGTGGGACGACCAGGCGCCCGCGCAGATCGCGCGTGCCGGGGAGGGCGGGCGGCTGCACGCCTTCCAGCTGGCCGACTGGACGACGCCGCTGCCCGAGGGCGTCCTCAACGGACGGGGGCAGATCGGTGACGGCGCGATCGACATGCGCGCGTGGCGCGGCCTCGTCGAGGACGCCGGGTACGCGGGGCCCATCGAGGTGGAACTGTTCAACGACGGGCTGTGGGCACGCGACGGGCGCGAGGTCCTCGCGGAGACGGCGGACCGTTTCGTGCGGCACGCCGGCTGAACCCTCCCGGCAGCGGCCGGCTTCCGGGCGGCGGTGGAAGGCGGTGGCTACCGGGGGCCGCCGCCCGCCTTCCGGCCCGCGGCCCGCTTGGTGAAGACCGTCAGCAGCACCGGGATCAGGAGCTCGATGACCCGCGTGACCGTCGCGGGCGGCAGGCCGGTCTTCTTGGCCACGGCGTTCGCGACCGGGCGGCTCATCTTCGAGAGGATCCCGGACATCAGCCCGCCGGCCGCCAGACCACCGAGCCCGCCGAACGCGGCCACGCCCTGCAGCGGCTGCTGCTCCTGCGTCTCGGCGAGCGCCTGCCGGACCTCCTCGGCCTGCGCGGGATCGGCCGTCGCCTTCTCCCTGAGCCCTCCGGAGAGCTCGGAGACGGTGGTGCCCACGACGTCCTGCGCGCCCGCCGGGTCCGTGCCGAGCAGGTCGGCGATCTCGCCGAGCCGGTCGTCCCCGAGCTCGTCGAGTACGTCCTTCTGCAGGGAGGGTTCGGCGGAACCGGTGTTTTCGCTCATGCCGGAAACGCTACGTCTGCCCCACTGTGTCGGCACTCCGAAAAGATTCTGGGCGGACCGTGCAACCCTTTCCGTGCCGCGCGGGTCGTATGTGGCATCAGGACTTCTGGAGGGGGATCCGGGGGGATCGCGGGGTTCTGATGGGGAGGGGAAGCCTCAGGGGGTCCGGTCCGCCGACCGGGCCCCCTTTTGCATGCCCGCAAGCCGGGCCCGCAGCAGCCGGCTAGAAGAAGACCCCGCAGCGCAGCAGCACATTCGCGTACGGGCGCGCCTCTCCCGTACGGACGACGAGCCGCGCTCCCCGCGAGAGCTCCTTCAGCTCCTCGTGCGGGACGAAGGCGAGCGCGGGAAGGCGCTCCGCGAGCAGCCCCGCGGCCGCGGGGTTCGCGGCCCGGATCTCCGCGGCAGCGGTCCCGCCCTCCACCACCAGCTCGTCCAGGAGCCCGTCGACGACCTCGGCGAACGACGGGACGCCGGCCCGGAACGCCAGATCCACGACCCGCGGCCCCGCCGGGATCGGCATGCCCGCGTCGCACACGAGCACGCCGTCGCCATGGCCCAGCTCGGCGAGCGCGCCGGCCAGGTGGCGGTTGAGTATTCCGGCCTTCCTCACAGCGCCGCGACCTCGGCGGTCGTCGGGTAGGACGCCTGGGCGCCCTCCTTCGTGACCGCCGCCGCGCCGACGCGGGCCGCGAAGGCCGCCGCGTCGGCGAGGCTCTCGCCCGCGCCGAGCCGCCACGCCAGGGCCGCCGTGAAGGCGTCCCCCGCACCGGTCGTGTCCACGGCCGTGACCTTGACGGACGGCACGCGGTGCGTA encodes the following:
- a CDS encoding LacI family DNA-binding transcriptional regulator; the encoded protein is MTVTLADVAARAQVSPATVSRVLNGNYPVAAATRDRVLRAVDDLDYVLNGPASALAAATSDLVGILVNDIADPFFGIMAGAVQSEIVGPGGRAGGERLAVVCNTGGSPERELTYLTLLQRQRAAAVVLTGGAVEDAEHAKAISGKLRRLADAGTRVVLCGRPPVPDADAVALAFDNRGGGRALTDHLLDLGHRRIGYIAGPEERTTTRHRLEGHRAALAARGVPDDTGWTVHGPYDRRSGYEATVELLRREPSLTAVVAANDTVALGACAALREAGLSIPDDVSVAGFDDLPFSVDAVPALTTVRLPLAEAGARAGRIAMGREAAPAGGMAVVQGELMVRGSTGVPSKA
- a CDS encoding Gfo/Idh/MocA family protein, which translates into the protein MTRKTVRIAMNGVTGRMGYRQHLVRSLLALREQGGLDLGDGTVLWPEPVLVGRREHALLALAEQHGLDPANVSTDLDAVLADDTIDIYFDAQVTSAREEALKKAIAAGKHLYTEKPSATSLDGALELARLAKAKGIKHGVVQDKLFLPGLLKLKRLIDGGFFGRILSVRGEFGYWVFEGDWQEAQRPSWNYRSQDGGGIVVDMFPHWEYVLHELFGRVTSVQALASTHIPQRWDEGGKPYDATADDSAYGIFELDGGAVAQINSSWSVRVNRDELVEFQVDGTEGSAVAGLRNCRVQHRASTPKPVWNPDLPATYSFRDQWQEVPDNQEFDNGFKAQWELFLKHVYADAPYRWDLFAGARGVQLAELGLKSSSEGRRLDVPEIAL
- a CDS encoding dihydrodipicolinate synthase family protein — its product is MTIRLPGPGGSLRDHTPRAEPASFTTGAPLVSRTVFSAAHVVADPLADAGPGVAAVDWDATLAFRRHLWAHGLGVAEAMDTAQRGMGLDWAGAAELIRRSTAEARSAGGAIACGVGTDQLTGPATLAEVRAAYEEQLALVEGTGAQAILMASRALAAAASGPEDYLDVYGHLLRQASEPVILHWLGPMFDPALDGYWGSPDLDAATETFLDVIAAHPDKVDGIKVSLLDARREVELRRRLPRGVRCYTGDDYNYPELIAGDEQGFSHALLGIFDPLGPLAAEAVRVLDTGDTAKFRELLDPTVELSRHLFEKPTRFYKTGVVLLAWLAGHQSHFTMVGGLQSARPLPHLARAYELADGLGLFPDPALAETRMKSLLSVYGVDQ
- a CDS encoding sugar phosphate isomerase/epimerase family protein, whose amino-acid sequence is MTVRQLGLEELVAACVESEVPGVGLWREPVQTYGVEAAAKLVRDAGLAVTTLCRGGFLTAIDPLARVKAVDDNRAAVDEAAVLGTDTLVLVSGGLPEGSKDLHGARERIADALAELGPYAAERGVRLAIEPLHPMYASDRCVVSTLTQALDLAERFPAEQVGVCVDTYHIWWDDQAPAQIARAGEGGRLHAFQLADWTTPLPEGVLNGRGQIGDGAIDMRAWRGLVEDAGYAGPIEVELFNDGLWARDGREVLAETADRFVRHAG
- a CDS encoding DUF937 domain-containing protein — protein: MSENTGSAEPSLQKDVLDELGDDRLGEIADLLGTDPAGAQDVVGTTVSELSGGLREKATADPAQAEEVRQALAETQEQQPLQGVAAFGGLGGLAAGGLMSGILSKMSRPVANAVAKKTGLPPATVTRVIELLIPVLLTVFTKRAAGRKAGGGPR
- the rbsD gene encoding D-ribose pyranase, with amino-acid sequence MRKAGILNRHLAGALAELGHGDGVLVCDAGMPIPAGPRVVDLAFRAGVPSFAEVVDGLLDELVVEGGTAAAEIRAANPAAAGLLAERLPALAFVPHEELKELSRGARLVVRTGEARPYANVLLRCGVFF